The Sorex araneus isolate mSorAra2 chromosome 5, mSorAra2.pri, whole genome shotgun sequence genome has a segment encoding these proteins:
- the KCNK15 gene encoding potassium channel subfamily K member 15, translated as MRKQSVRTAALVLCILSYLLVGAAVFDALESEAESGRQRLLAQKRGELRSKYGFSPEDDRELERLARQAEPHRAGRQWKFAGSFYFAITVITTIGYGHAAPGTDSGKVFCMFYALLGIPLTLVTFQSLGERLNALVRRLLLAAKRGLGLPRPRVSTENMVVAGLLGCAATLALGAAAFAHFEGWTFFHAYYYCFITLTTIGFGDFVALQSGEALQRRPPYVAFSFLYILLGLTVIGAFLNLVVLRFLAASADSPARAPGPGPRARPSPSLSYRVQQLELGARDNPGFSPPASPKRARGGRRCGPRARRKSI; from the exons ATGAGGAAGCAGAGCGTGCGCACGGCCGCGCTGGTCCTCTGCATCCTGTCCTACCTGCTGGTGGGCGCCGCCGTGTTCGACGCACTGGAGTCGGAGGCGGAGAGCGGCCGGCAGCGGCTGCTGGCGCAGAAGCGGGGCGAGCTCCGCAGCAAGTACGGCTTCTCGCCCGAGGACGACCGCGAGCTGGAGCGCCTGGCGCGCCAGGCCGAGCCGCACCGCGCCGGCCGCCAGTGGAAGTTCGCCGGCTCCTTCTACTTCGCTATCACCGTCATCACCACCATCG GGTACGGCCACGCGGCGCCGGGCACCGACTCGGGCAAGGTCTTCTGCATGTTCTACGCGCTGCTGGGCATCCCCCTGACGCTGGTCACCTTCCAGAGCCTGGGCGAGCGGCTGAACGCGCTGGTGCGGCGCCTCCTGCTGGCGGCCAAGCGCGGCCTGGGCCTGCCGCGGCCGCGCGTGTCCACGGAGAACATGGTGGTGGCCGGGCTGCTGGGCTGTGCGGCCACGCTGGCCCTGGGCGCCGCGGCCTTCGCGCACTTCGAGGGCTGGACCTTCTTCCACGCCTACTACTACTGCTTCATCACGCTCACCACCATCGGCTTCGGCGACTTCGTGGCGCTGCAGAGCGGCGAGGCGCTGCAGCGCCGGCCGCCCTACGTGGCCTTCAGCTTCCTCTACATCCTGCTGGGGCTCACGGTCATCGGCGCCTTCCTCAACCTCGTGGTCCTGCGCTTCCTGGCGGCCAGCGCCGAcagccccgcgcgcgcccccggcccgggcccccgcGCGCGGCCGTCCCCGTCCCTCTCCTACCGCGTCCAGCAGCTGGAGCTGGGGGCCCGCGACAACCCGGGCTTCTCGCCCCCCGCGAGCCCGAAGCGCGCGCGTGGGGGCCGGCGCTGCGGGCCCCGCGCCAGGCGGAAGTCCATCTGA